A single window of Pseudomonas lijiangensis DNA harbors:
- a CDS encoding 2-dehydro-3-deoxy-6-phosphogalactonate aldolase, with amino-acid sequence MLKQALQENGLVAILRGLRPEEAPAIGEVLYQAGFRVIEVPLNSPQPYDSITLLRQYLPADCLVGAGTVLTPEQVHQVKEAGGQVIVMPHSDPKVLRAAKAAGLFLSPGVATPTEAFAALGEGADVLKLFPAEQMSPAVVKAWLAVLPAGTVLLPVGGITPQNMKDFLDAGVKGFGLGSGLFKPGMSVADVEQRAKAYVSAWRTSN; translated from the coding sequence ATGCTCAAGCAAGCTCTGCAGGAAAACGGACTGGTCGCGATTCTGCGCGGCCTGCGTCCCGAAGAGGCTCCGGCCATTGGCGAGGTCTTGTATCAGGCCGGTTTCCGGGTGATCGAGGTGCCGCTCAACTCGCCGCAGCCTTACGACAGCATCACGCTGTTACGTCAGTACCTGCCTGCCGATTGCCTGGTGGGTGCGGGAACCGTGCTGACGCCGGAGCAGGTCCATCAGGTCAAGGAGGCGGGCGGTCAGGTCATTGTCATGCCGCACAGTGACCCCAAGGTCCTGCGTGCAGCCAAGGCTGCCGGGTTGTTCCTGTCGCCGGGCGTCGCCACGCCCACCGAAGCCTTTGCTGCTCTGGGCGAGGGTGCCGATGTGCTCAAGCTGTTTCCTGCCGAGCAGATGTCGCCTGCGGTGGTGAAGGCCTGGCTGGCGGTGCTGCCAGCCGGCACGGTGTTGCTGCCGGTGGGTGGCATCACGCCGCAGAACATGAAGGACTTCCTCGATGCCGGCGTCAAAGGCTTTGGCCTGGGTTCCGGGCTGTTCAAGCCAGGCATGAGCGTGGCGGATGTCGAGCAGCGCGCCAAGGCTTATGTCAGCGCCTGGCGGACTTCCAACTGA
- a CDS encoding 2-dehydro-3-deoxygalactonokinase has translation MAAQLIALDWGTTSLRAYRLGEHGQVLEQRSLSAGIMQLPDTPRLIAGTLCSDGFELAFDQACGDWLDEQPHLPVIACGMVGSAQGWREAVYRETPASVSELSAGLQSVRSLRGVDIHIIPGVLQRSTLPNVMRGEETQVLGVLASLDEAATRRPLLIGLPGSHSKWVHVLEGCIVHFDTFMTGEVYAALCGHTILGRTMRPGETFDTHAFDRGLSIALSPEGASGLLSTIFSSRTLGLTGQLDASAQPDYLSGLLIGHELEALKRIQQKTLKPLPAVILIGSESLCARYTRGLAACGFDQVTTAAQATERGLWQVAVQAGLIASGPSTDSHEV, from the coding sequence ATGGCAGCGCAATTGATCGCGCTCGATTGGGGGACAACCTCACTTCGTGCTTATCGACTTGGCGAACACGGCCAGGTCCTGGAACAGCGCTCCTTGAGCGCAGGCATCATGCAATTGCCGGATACGCCGCGGCTGATTGCGGGCACCTTGTGCAGCGATGGCTTCGAACTGGCTTTCGATCAGGCCTGTGGCGACTGGCTCGATGAGCAGCCGCATCTGCCGGTGATTGCCTGCGGCATGGTGGGCAGCGCTCAGGGCTGGCGCGAAGCCGTATACCGTGAAACCCCGGCCAGCGTCAGTGAGCTGAGCGCAGGCCTGCAAAGCGTGCGCAGCCTGCGGGGCGTCGATATCCATATCATTCCCGGCGTCTTGCAGCGCTCGACCCTGCCCAATGTGATGCGCGGCGAAGAAACCCAGGTGCTCGGTGTACTGGCTTCCCTCGACGAGGCGGCGACCCGTCGGCCCCTGTTGATCGGCCTCCCTGGCAGCCACTCCAAATGGGTGCATGTGCTGGAAGGCTGCATTGTCCATTTCGATACCTTCATGACCGGCGAGGTGTACGCCGCCTTGTGCGGTCACACCATTCTCGGTCGCACCATGCGCCCCGGCGAAACCTTCGATACCCATGCGTTCGACCGCGGGCTGTCCATTGCCCTGTCGCCCGAGGGGGCATCGGGTCTGCTGTCGACCATTTTCAGTTCCCGGACCCTGGGGCTGACCGGCCAGCTCGATGCCAGTGCCCAGCCTGACTATCTGTCCGGTCTGCTCATCGGCCATGAGCTGGAAGCCCTTAAACGAATCCAGCAAAAAACGCTGAAACCACTGCCTGCCGTGATTCTGATCGGTAGCGAGTCGCTTTGTGCGCGTTACACACGTGGCCTTGCGGCATGCGGTTTCGATCAGGTGACGACGGCCGCACAGGCGACCGAGCGAGGCCTGTGGCAGGTGGCCGTTCAGGCTGGCCTGATCGCGTCCGGGCCTTCAACAGATTCCCATGAGGTGTGA
- a CDS encoding acyltransferase family protein: protein MKRFLVLDSFRGLCALAVVLHHFHATQSVTELAFFKHANYMVNFFFVLSGFVLYHIYADRLGSTAQLKRFVIARVCRLYPLHLATLLAALLFELLKLAAEHQGILFAAGSFTGPRAADEILPNLLLLQSWWPGFNHLSFNFPSWSISVEFYLYLLFALIAVGLPGRSRQIFAAIAVLAFVALYFKDTLFNEGALTGLACFFSGVMTYRLYSRFKGLELHKGWATLLEALALLTVYMAITYSGPSQNISLSLLFCAVIGLFAFEAGGISRGLCARPFKWAGTLSFSIYMTHTIVLFVVTTSLMLFGKVTGHDLLIDLPSDIPGVDLRYIHTQSMLLDNLIIAISVGMVLLLSVLTHRYIELPGIELGKVWGRKATGTAGPRTQHQETAP from the coding sequence ATGAAGCGATTTCTCGTGCTCGACAGCTTTCGTGGGCTGTGTGCCCTTGCGGTGGTGCTGCATCACTTTCATGCAACCCAGAGCGTTACTGAGCTGGCGTTTTTCAAGCACGCCAATTACATGGTGAATTTTTTCTTCGTGCTCAGCGGCTTTGTGCTCTATCACATCTACGCCGACCGACTGGGCAGCACGGCACAGCTGAAGCGCTTTGTGATTGCGCGAGTCTGTCGTCTGTATCCACTGCACCTGGCGACCTTGCTGGCCGCCCTGCTGTTCGAGCTGCTGAAGCTGGCCGCCGAACACCAAGGCATCCTGTTTGCAGCGGGCAGCTTTACCGGCCCACGGGCTGCCGACGAAATCCTGCCCAATCTGTTGCTGCTGCAATCCTGGTGGCCAGGCTTCAACCACTTGTCGTTCAACTTCCCGTCATGGAGCATCAGCGTCGAGTTCTATCTGTACCTGCTCTTCGCCCTGATTGCCGTCGGGCTGCCCGGGAGATCGCGGCAGATATTCGCGGCCATCGCTGTCCTGGCCTTCGTCGCGCTGTACTTCAAAGACACCCTCTTCAACGAAGGCGCCCTGACAGGCCTGGCGTGCTTCTTCAGCGGCGTAATGACTTATCGGCTCTACTCAAGATTCAAAGGGCTTGAGCTACATAAAGGCTGGGCGACGCTGCTGGAGGCGCTGGCCCTGCTGACGGTCTACATGGCGATCACCTACAGCGGCCCCTCACAGAATATTTCCCTGAGCCTGCTGTTCTGCGCGGTGATCGGGTTGTTTGCCTTCGAGGCAGGCGGGATTTCGAGAGGGCTGTGCGCCCGGCCGTTCAAGTGGGCAGGCACCCTGTCCTTTTCGATCTACATGACGCACACCATCGTACTGTTCGTCGTGACAACGAGCCTGATGCTGTTCGGCAAAGTCACCGGCCATGACCTGCTGATTGACCTTCCCAGTGACATCCCCGGTGTTGACCTGCGCTACATCCACACCCAAAGCATGCTGCTGGACAATCTGATCATCGCGATCAGTGTAGGAATGGTGTTGCTGCTGTCGGTACTGACGCACCGCTATATCGAACTGCCGGGCATTGAACTGGGCAAGGTCTGGGGCCGCAAAGCCACCGGCACTGCCGGGCCCCGGACACAGCATCAGGAAACGGCCCCCTGA
- the asd gene encoding aspartate-semialdehyde dehydrogenase yields MKRVGLIGWRGMVGSVLMQRMREEQDFDLIEPVFFTTSNVGGQAPSVGKDVAPLKDAYSIEELKTLDVVLTCQGGDYTNEVFPKLREAGWQGYWIDAASSLRMQDDAVIVLDPVNRKVIDQQLDAGTKNYIGGNCTVSLMLMGLGGLFEAGLVEWMNAMTYQAASGAGAQNMRELIKQMGTVHSSVADDLANPASAILDIDRKVAEAMRGEAFPTENFGVPLAGSLIPWIDKELPNGQSREEWKGQAETNKILGRFKSPIPVDGICVRIGAMRCHSQALTIKLNKDVPIADIEGLISQHNPWVKLVPNHREDSIRELSPTAVTGTMSVPVGRLRKLNMGSQYLGAFTVGDQLLWGAAEPLRRMLRILLER; encoded by the coding sequence ATGAAACGTGTAGGTCTGATCGGTTGGCGTGGCATGGTTGGTTCCGTGCTCATGCAGCGGATGCGGGAAGAGCAGGACTTCGATCTCATTGAGCCGGTGTTCTTCACTACCTCCAATGTCGGTGGCCAGGCTCCGTCGGTAGGCAAGGATGTTGCGCCTCTGAAGGATGCCTACAGCATCGAAGAACTGAAAACCCTCGACGTGGTTCTGACCTGCCAGGGCGGCGACTACACCAACGAGGTGTTCCCCAAACTGCGCGAAGCCGGCTGGCAGGGCTACTGGATCGACGCGGCCTCCAGCCTGCGCATGCAGGATGATGCCGTGATCGTGCTGGATCCGGTGAACCGCAAGGTCATCGACCAGCAACTGGACGCGGGCACCAAGAACTACATCGGCGGCAACTGCACCGTCAGCCTGATGCTGATGGGCCTGGGCGGTCTGTTCGAGGCCGGTCTGGTGGAGTGGATGAACGCCATGACCTATCAGGCGGCATCCGGTGCCGGCGCGCAGAACATGCGTGAGCTGATCAAGCAGATGGGCACTGTCCATTCGTCGGTCGCCGATGACCTGGCCAACCCGGCCAGCGCCATCCTCGACATCGACCGCAAGGTCGCTGAAGCCATGCGCGGCGAAGCCTTCCCGACCGAGAACTTCGGTGTGCCGCTGGCTGGCAGCCTGATCCCCTGGATCGACAAGGAACTGCCGAACGGTCAGAGCCGCGAAGAGTGGAAAGGCCAGGCCGAGACCAACAAGATTCTGGGTCGTTTCAAGAGCCCGATTCCGGTGGATGGCATCTGCGTTCGTATCGGCGCCATGCGCTGCCACAGCCAGGCACTGACCATCAAGCTGAACAAGGATGTGCCGATTGCGGACATCGAAGGTTTGATCAGCCAGCACAACCCTTGGGTCAAGCTGGTCCCGAACCATCGCGAAGACAGCATCCGCGAGCTCAGCCCGACTGCCGTCACCGGCACCATGAGCGTTCCGGTGGGTCGTCTGCGCAAGCTGAACATGGGTTCGCAATACCTGGGCGCCTTCACCGTAGGCGACCAGTTGCTGTGGGGCGCGGCCGAGCCGTTGCGTCGCATGCTGCGGATCCTGCTGGAGCGTTGA
- the leuB gene encoding 3-isopropylmalate dehydrogenase produces the protein MSKQILILPGDGIGPEIMTEAVKVLEVANEKYQLGFELTHDVIGGAAIDKHGVPLADETLDRARAADAVLLGAVGGPKWDAIERDIRPERGLLKIRSQLGLFGNLRPAILYPQLADASSLKPEIVAGLDILIVRELTGGIYFGAPRGTRELENGERQSYDTLPYSESEIRRIARVGFDMAMVRGKKLCSVDKANVLASSQLWREVVEQVAKDYPEVELSHMYVDNAAMQLVRAPKQFDVIVTDNMFGDILSDEASMLTGSIGMLPSASLDAHNKGMYEPCHGSAPDIAGQGIANPLATILSVSMMLRYSFNLTAAADAIEQAVSLVLDQGLRTGDIWSAGNVKVGTREMGDAVVAALRNL, from the coding sequence ATGAGCAAGCAGATTCTGATTCTCCCAGGTGATGGCATTGGTCCGGAAATCATGACCGAAGCGGTCAAGGTGCTGGAAGTAGCCAATGAGAAGTATCAACTGGGCTTCGAGCTGACCCACGACGTGATCGGCGGTGCCGCCATCGACAAGCATGGCGTGCCGCTGGCCGACGAAACCCTGGATCGTGCCCGCGCTGCCGATGCGGTGTTGCTGGGTGCCGTGGGTGGCCCGAAGTGGGACGCGATCGAGCGTGACATTCGTCCCGAGCGCGGTCTGCTGAAGATTCGTTCGCAACTGGGCCTGTTCGGTAACCTGCGTCCGGCGATTCTTTATCCGCAACTGGCCGATGCTTCCAGCCTCAAGCCGGAAATCGTTGCAGGCCTGGATATCCTTATCGTCCGTGAGCTGACCGGCGGTATCTATTTCGGCGCGCCACGTGGCACCCGCGAGCTGGAAAACGGCGAGCGTCAGTCCTACGACACCCTGCCTTACAGCGAAAGCGAGATTCGCCGTATTGCGCGGGTCGGTTTCGACATGGCCATGGTTCGCGGCAAGAAGCTGTGCTCGGTGGACAAGGCCAACGTACTGGCTTCCAGCCAGTTGTGGCGCGAAGTGGTGGAGCAAGTCGCCAAGGACTACCCTGAAGTCGAACTGAGCCACATGTACGTCGACAACGCCGCCATGCAACTGGTACGTGCGCCCAAGCAGTTCGACGTGATAGTGACCGACAACATGTTCGGCGATATTCTTTCCGACGAAGCTTCGATGCTGACCGGTTCCATCGGCATGCTGCCATCGGCCTCGCTGGATGCCCATAACAAGGGCATGTATGAGCCTTGCCACGGTTCGGCGCCGGACATTGCCGGTCAGGGCATTGCCAACCCGTTGGCGACCATCCTGTCGGTATCGATGATGCTGCGTTACAGCTTCAACCTGACCGCTGCCGCTGATGCCATCGAACAGGCCGTCAGTCTGGTTCTGGACCAGGGCTTGCGTACTGGCGACATCTGGTCGGCCGGTAACGTGAAAGTCGGTACCCGGGAAATGGGCGACGCAGTAGTCGCCGCGCTGCGGAATCTGTAA
- a CDS encoding class I SAM-dependent methyltransferase → MTNAAHTQVVQRQFGEQASAYLNSAVHAQGAEFALLQAEVAGHGEARVLDLGCGGGHVSFNVAPAVGEVVAYDLSQQMLDVVSAAAAEKGLNNIRTVRGAAERLPFQDGEFDFVFSRYSAHHWSDLALALREVRRVLKPGGVAAFIDVMSPGSPLLDTYLQTVEVLRDTSHVRDYSAAEWLHQVSDAGLFTRSHTRQRLHLEYTSWVERMRTPQSLRVAIRDLQQAMGAEVREYFEISDDGSFSTDVLVLWAQR, encoded by the coding sequence ATGACAAACGCTGCCCACACTCAAGTCGTCCAGCGCCAGTTCGGTGAGCAGGCTTCGGCCTATCTGAACAGTGCGGTTCACGCTCAGGGTGCCGAGTTCGCGCTATTGCAGGCCGAAGTGGCCGGGCATGGCGAAGCGCGGGTGCTGGATCTGGGGTGTGGAGGGGGACACGTGAGTTTTAATGTCGCCCCTGCGGTTGGCGAAGTGGTAGCTTACGACCTCTCGCAACAGATGCTGGACGTGGTAAGTGCTGCCGCTGCAGAGAAAGGGTTGAACAACATTCGCACTGTTCGGGGAGCGGCCGAGCGTCTGCCTTTCCAGGATGGCGAGTTCGACTTCGTGTTCAGCCGCTACTCGGCCCATCACTGGAGCGATCTGGCGCTGGCCCTGCGTGAAGTGCGACGTGTTCTGAAACCGGGTGGCGTGGCTGCTTTCATCGATGTCATGTCACCGGGCAGCCCGTTACTGGATACCTACCTGCAAACGGTGGAGGTGTTGCGCGACACCAGTCATGTGCGGGATTACTCGGCTGCCGAGTGGTTACATCAGGTCAGCGATGCCGGTTTGTTCACGCGTAGCCATACGCGTCAACGCCTGCATCTGGAATACACCTCATGGGTCGAACGCATGCGTACGCCGCAGTCGTTGCGTGTTGCGATTCGTGACTTGCAGCAAGCCATGGGTGCCGAGGTTCGCGAGTATTTCGAGATTTCCGACGATGGCTCGTTCAGCACCGATGTACTGGTGCTCTGGGCGCAGCGATAA
- the leuD gene encoding 3-isopropylmalate dehydratase small subunit — protein MKAFTQHNGLVAPLDRANVDTDQIIPKQFLKSIKRTGFGPNLFDEWRYLDVGQPYQDNSKRPLNNDFVLNHARYQGASVLLARENFGCGSSREHAPWALEEYGFCAIIAPSYADIFFNNSFKNGLLPIILPEDEVDQLFQQVEATPGYQLSIDLQAQTVTRPDGKVLSFEIDAFRKHCLLNGLDDIGLTLVDSDAIAAFESKHRASQPWLFRG, from the coding sequence ATGAAAGCGTTTACCCAGCACAACGGCCTTGTCGCTCCTCTGGATCGTGCCAACGTCGATACCGACCAGATCATCCCGAAGCAGTTTCTCAAGTCGATCAAGCGCACGGGCTTTGGCCCGAACCTGTTCGATGAGTGGCGTTACCTGGATGTGGGCCAGCCTTATCAGGACAACTCCAAGCGTCCGTTGAACAATGATTTCGTGCTCAACCATGCCCGTTATCAAGGCGCCAGCGTGCTGCTGGCCCGCGAGAACTTCGGTTGCGGCTCCAGCCGTGAGCACGCGCCATGGGCACTGGAAGAGTACGGTTTCTGCGCAATCATCGCGCCGAGCTATGCCGACATCTTCTTCAACAACAGCTTCAAGAACGGCCTGCTGCCGATCATTCTGCCTGAAGACGAAGTCGATCAATTGTTCCAGCAGGTTGAAGCCACTCCGGGCTACCAGTTGAGCATCGACTTGCAGGCCCAGACCGTGACCCGTCCCGACGGCAAGGTCCTGAGCTTCGAGATCGACGCTTTCCGCAAGCACTGCCTGCTCAATGGCCTGGACGATATCGGCCTGACCCTGGTAGACAGCGATGCCATCGCCGCCTTCGAGAGCAAGCACCGCGCCAGTCAGCCATGGTTGTTTCGTGGCTGA
- the leuC gene encoding 3-isopropylmalate dehydratase large subunit — translation MAGKTLYDKLWDSHLVKQRDDGSALIYIDRHIIHEVTSPQAFEGLRLAGRKPWRIDSIIATPDHNVPTTAERKGGIGAIEDEVSRLQVQTLDDNCDEYGIIEFKMNDPRQGIVHVVGPEQGATLPGMSVVCGDSHTSTHGAFGALAHGIGTSEVEHVLATQCLVAKKMKNMLVSVEGQLPPGVTAKDIVLAVIGKIGTAGGNGYAIEFAGSAIRDLSIEGRMTICNMSIEAGARVGMVATDEKTIEYVKGRPFSPKGAEWDLAVEAWKDLVSDPDAVFDTVVKLDAAQIKPQVSWGTSPEMVLAVDQNVPDPAQETDLVKRGSIERALKYMGLKANQPITDIQLDRVFIGSCTNSRIEDLRAAADVAKGRKVAATVKQAIVVPGSGLIKEQAEKEGLDKIFIEAGFEWREPGCSMCLAMNPDRLGSGEHCASTSNRNFEGRQGAGGRTHLVSPAMAAAAAVNGRFIDVRDLIQH, via the coding sequence ATGGCCGGCAAAACGCTCTACGACAAGCTCTGGGATTCGCATTTGGTCAAGCAGCGCGACGATGGGTCGGCGCTGATCTACATCGACCGCCATATCATCCATGAAGTGACCTCGCCGCAGGCCTTTGAAGGTCTGCGTCTGGCCGGGCGCAAACCATGGCGCATCGATTCCATCATTGCGACCCCGGACCACAACGTTCCGACCACTGCCGAGCGCAAGGGTGGTATCGGTGCCATCGAAGACGAAGTCTCGCGTCTGCAGGTCCAGACCCTGGACGACAACTGCGACGAATACGGCATCATCGAATTCAAGATGAACGACCCGCGTCAGGGCATCGTTCACGTGGTCGGCCCGGAGCAGGGCGCTACCTTGCCGGGCATGAGCGTCGTCTGTGGCGACTCCCACACCTCGACTCACGGTGCATTCGGTGCGCTGGCCCACGGTATCGGCACTTCCGAGGTCGAGCACGTGCTTGCGACCCAGTGTCTGGTCGCCAAGAAAATGAAGAACATGCTGGTGTCGGTCGAAGGCCAGTTGCCGCCTGGCGTCACCGCCAAAGACATCGTGCTCGCCGTCATCGGCAAGATCGGTACAGCGGGCGGTAACGGTTACGCCATCGAGTTCGCCGGTAGCGCGATTCGCGACCTGTCCATCGAAGGCCGCATGACCATCTGCAACATGTCCATCGAAGCGGGCGCTCGCGTCGGCATGGTGGCTACCGATGAGAAGACCATCGAATACGTCAAGGGTCGTCCGTTCTCGCCCAAGGGCGCGGAGTGGGATCTGGCTGTCGAGGCCTGGAAAGACCTGGTTTCCGACCCGGATGCGGTGTTCGACACCGTGGTCAAGCTGGACGCTGCGCAGATCAAGCCGCAGGTCAGCTGGGGCACTTCCCCTGAAATGGTATTGGCCGTCGATCAGAACGTGCCCGATCCGGCTCAGGAAACGGATCTGGTCAAGCGTGGCTCCATCGAGCGTGCCTTGAAGTACATGGGCCTCAAGGCCAATCAGCCGATCACCGATATCCAGCTGGATCGTGTGTTCATCGGTTCTTGCACCAACTCGCGCATCGAAGACCTGCGCGCCGCTGCCGATGTCGCCAAGGGCCGCAAGGTCGCAGCGACCGTCAAGCAGGCCATCGTGGTTCCGGGTTCGGGGCTGATCAAGGAGCAGGCCGAGAAAGAAGGTCTGGACAAGATCTTCATCGAAGCCGGTTTTGAATGGCGTGAGCCGGGTTGCTCGATGTGCCTGGCCATGAACCCGGATCGCCTGGGTTCCGGCGAGCATTGCGCTTCCACCTCGAACCGTAACTTCGAAGGGCGTCAGGGTGCCGGTGGTCGTACTCACCTGGTCAGCCCGGCCATGGCGGCAGCGGCAGCGGTCAACGGTCGTTTCATCGATGTCCGTGACTTGATCCAGCACTAA
- a CDS encoding LysR family transcriptional regulator codes for MDLANLNAFIAIAETGSFSGAGEQLHLTQPAISKRIAGLEQQLNVRLFDRLGREVSLTEAGRALLPRAYQILNVLDDTRRALTNLTGEVTGRLTLATSHHIGLHRLPPLLREYTRAYPEVALDIQFLDSEVAYEEILHGRAELAVITLAPHPHSLVRAVPVWDDPLDFVAAPEHPLTNSGPMKLEDIVRYPAVFPGSNTFTHHIVSGLCEAQGLKPNIAMSTNYMETIKMMVSIGLAWSVLPRTMLDEQVARIPLPGVQLNRQLGYILHTERTLSNAAKAFMALLDAQA; via the coding sequence ATGGATCTTGCCAACCTCAATGCCTTTATCGCAATTGCCGAAACCGGCAGTTTCTCGGGAGCCGGTGAACAGCTGCATCTGACCCAGCCTGCAATCAGCAAACGCATCGCAGGCCTCGAGCAGCAATTGAATGTCCGGCTGTTCGATCGCCTGGGCCGGGAAGTCAGCCTGACCGAGGCTGGCCGCGCCCTGCTGCCCCGCGCCTACCAGATTCTCAATGTGCTGGATGACACCCGTCGGGCGCTGACCAACCTCACCGGCGAAGTGACCGGCCGCCTGACGCTGGCCACCAGTCATCACATCGGCCTGCACCGCCTGCCACCGCTGCTGCGTGAATACACCCGCGCCTATCCGGAAGTCGCCCTAGACATTCAATTTCTGGATTCGGAGGTGGCCTATGAAGAGATTCTCCATGGCCGCGCAGAACTGGCGGTCATTACCCTCGCGCCTCATCCTCACTCGCTGGTACGCGCCGTGCCGGTCTGGGATGACCCTCTGGATTTCGTCGCAGCCCCGGAACACCCGCTGACCAACAGCGGCCCGATGAAACTTGAGGACATCGTGCGCTACCCGGCCGTCTTTCCCGGCAGCAACACCTTTACCCATCACATCGTCAGCGGCCTCTGCGAAGCCCAGGGCCTCAAGCCGAACATCGCCATGAGCACCAACTATATGGAAACCATCAAAATGATGGTGTCCATCGGGCTGGCCTGGAGCGTACTGCCACGCACCATGCTCGACGAACAGGTGGCGCGCATTCCATTGCCGGGCGTACAACTCAATCGCCAGCTAGGCTACATCCTGCACACCGAACGGACGCTCTCCAATGCCGCCAAGGCGTTCATGGCGCTCCTCGATGCACAGGCCTGA